The following coding sequences are from one Candidatus Amarolinea dominans window:
- the sdhC gene encoding succinate dehydrogenase, cytochrome b556 subunit encodes MAALIKSFWRGITYRGSDGHWAWMMHRVGGLGILLFLVLHVFDIYLMNLGEETFSKFLFLYSGPPFKVMEVFLIFGVIYHAINGLRIIIVDFWPSSTKYQRLMYRIALVIVLLIFVPTAIITLSTIFNPPRGAIMNALSQYLCGRRFEALSWFFMRFSGLVLLFLAMFHLLYMHLYLRVEEITFDVIVQRWTGPSGWFWSLYDLALLLFAMLHGANGARWVIDDYVRRPGWNMVVKSVVYLLIGLLILMGVMTIFRFQVAA; translated from the coding sequence ATGGCGGCGCTCATTAAGTCGTTTTGGCGGGGCATCACCTACCGGGGCAGTGACGGTCACTGGGCCTGGATGATGCATCGCGTCGGCGGATTAGGTATTTTACTTTTCCTCGTTCTGCACGTATTCGACATCTACCTGATGAACCTGGGTGAAGAGACCTTCTCCAAATTCCTGTTCCTCTACAGCGGCCCCCCCTTCAAGGTCATGGAAGTCTTCCTGATCTTCGGCGTCATCTACCACGCGATCAACGGCCTGCGCATCATCATCGTTGACTTCTGGCCCTCCTCCACGAAGTATCAACGCTTGATGTACCGGATCGCACTGGTTATCGTCTTACTCATCTTCGTGCCCACGGCCATCATCACCCTGAGCACCATTTTCAACCCGCCTAGAGGAGCCATCATGAATGCACTGTCGCAATATCTGTGCGGCCGCCGCTTCGAGGCGCTGTCCTGGTTTTTCATGCGCTTTTCTGGTCTGGTGCTGCTCTTCCTCGCCATGTTCCACCTCCTCTACATGCATCTGTACCTGCGCGTCGAGGAGATCACTTTCGATGTCATCGTGCAGCGCTGGACTGGGCCTTCCGGCTGGTTCTGGAGCCTTTACGACCTGGCGCTGCTTCTCTTCGCCATGCTCCACGGCGCCAACGGCGCGCGCTGGGTCATTGACGACTACGTGCGCCGCCCTGGCTGGAACATGGTGGTCAAGAGTGTGGTTTACCTCTTGATCGGCCTGCTGATCCTGATGGGCGTCATGACCATTTTTCGCTTCCAGGTTGCGGCCTGA